One window from the genome of Cyclobacterium amurskyense encodes:
- a CDS encoding efflux RND transporter periplasmic adaptor subunit yields MESTPNEEIGPSDIVLSQAQYENAHMELAPLSEHDFSNLVLANGLIDIPPEGRFEVSAYFGGKIIQFDLLKGQKVVKGQTLFVLENPTFVQMQEDYLDAKSQLDFLTSDLERQKLLSDENITSQKSFTKSESEYNSTLAKAESLRKKLEMLDIPIKNLTPAKITSKVTIKAPISGFIESIKVNQGAFLNPSDIALTIMSTAHMHIELNIFEQNASSLKKGQSVTFYLPDNPTQKFEAEIFLLAPSINENRVLNVHAHLKDEKNTLNLVPGMYVEAQIEIDKTRQAALPIAALINSHELNYVLSLAKKEGDMYYFEKKEVTISNMDNEMAAIIFETAPKEGTLFLTKGGFQLIK; encoded by the coding sequence ATGGAATCAACCCCTAATGAAGAAATAGGACCTTCCGATATTGTTCTCTCTCAGGCCCAATATGAAAATGCCCATATGGAATTGGCCCCATTGAGTGAACATGACTTCAGCAATCTAGTCCTGGCCAATGGACTTATTGATATTCCACCTGAGGGTAGGTTTGAGGTAAGTGCTTATTTTGGAGGTAAAATAATACAATTTGACCTATTGAAAGGGCAAAAAGTCGTAAAAGGCCAAACCCTGTTTGTACTCGAAAATCCAACTTTTGTGCAGATGCAGGAAGATTATCTGGATGCCAAGAGCCAACTTGACTTTCTTACTTCGGACCTTGAAAGACAGAAGTTGCTAAGTGATGAAAACATTACTTCTCAAAAGTCCTTTACCAAATCGGAGTCGGAATACAACAGTACACTAGCCAAAGCTGAATCATTAAGGAAAAAGCTGGAAATGCTTGACATTCCGATCAAAAATTTAACCCCAGCCAAAATCACTTCAAAGGTAACGATCAAAGCCCCTATTTCTGGATTCATAGAGTCTATTAAAGTAAATCAAGGAGCTTTTTTAAATCCTTCAGATATTGCATTGACGATCATGAGTACAGCGCACATGCACATAGAATTGAATATTTTTGAACAAAATGCCAGTTCCCTCAAAAAAGGACAATCGGTCACCTTTTACCTTCCTGATAACCCTACTCAAAAATTTGAGGCAGAAATATTCTTACTTGCCCCTTCTATCAATGAAAACAGGGTATTGAATGTTCATGCCCATTTAAAAGATGAAAAAAATACCCTAAATCTTGTTCCTGGAATGTATGTAGAAGCTCAAATTGAAATTGATAAAACTAGGCAGGCAGCTTTACCCATTGCTGCATTAATCAATTCGCATGAGCTCAATTATGTACTTTCATTGGCTAAAAAAGAGGGCGACATGTATTACTTTGAAAAAAAGGAGGTTACGATCTCTAATATGGACAATGAAATGGCAGCCATTATTTTTGAAACAGCTCCTAAGGAAGGTACTCTATTTCTTACTAAAGGAGGATTCCAACTGATTAAATAG
- a CDS encoding TolC family protein, protein MNHPNRPLLLLICLVLLLPAVVFGQGKSIDLKEAMELALKNNRKLKATAEKVAASKAMAAAGFNIDKTQIYYRHDQNDIAENGFSNKVFGISQNMLFPTIYGKQKSVFKDMGVMEYQQYLVNQNQLKKELSQTYYTIVYLNELANNYFFLDSLYQQFSKAADRKFEVGETNYLEKLTAKSKKRELEVLLSQTRERKNQAYSKLAQLIQSSQDYRITEQKLTPLSLVASDWPHHPGVAYFEQAVGFRKNSLSLEKSKLLPDLHAEVYRGTNSGLNAQVYPGVMVGISVPLWFGAQKAKISASKYELSQAKFELDNYTYQLEKKREQLEIELKIYQESISFYNQEGKRLGQQMLEQGNQSFQNGEIDFFQFVVLLENSRSITLDYLNNLQQYNMTVLEINYLTNP, encoded by the coding sequence ATGAACCATCCTAATAGACCGCTATTGCTTCTTATTTGTCTGGTCTTACTTTTGCCTGCTGTAGTTTTCGGGCAAGGAAAGTCAATCGACTTAAAAGAAGCCATGGAACTAGCATTGAAAAATAACCGAAAACTCAAGGCAACAGCTGAGAAAGTAGCGGCATCAAAAGCAATGGCTGCTGCTGGATTCAATATTGACAAAACGCAAATATATTACAGGCATGATCAGAACGATATTGCTGAAAATGGATTTTCCAATAAGGTTTTTGGCATAAGCCAAAATATGCTTTTCCCCACCATCTATGGAAAACAAAAAAGTGTTTTTAAGGACATGGGAGTGATGGAATACCAACAGTATTTGGTCAATCAAAATCAACTAAAAAAAGAGCTGTCGCAAACCTACTATACCATTGTGTATTTAAATGAATTGGCAAACAATTACTTTTTTCTAGACAGTTTATACCAGCAATTTTCCAAAGCTGCCGATAGAAAATTCGAAGTTGGAGAGACCAATTACCTGGAAAAACTTACTGCTAAAAGTAAAAAACGGGAACTGGAAGTATTACTATCACAAACTCGGGAAAGAAAAAATCAAGCCTATTCCAAACTGGCGCAACTGATACAATCGTCACAGGATTACCGCATTACAGAGCAAAAACTTACTCCATTGTCATTAGTTGCATCGGATTGGCCTCATCATCCTGGAGTAGCGTATTTTGAACAAGCCGTAGGATTCAGAAAAAATAGCCTCTCGTTAGAGAAAAGCAAGTTGTTACCTGATTTACATGCGGAGGTTTACAGAGGAACAAATAGTGGCCTAAATGCACAGGTATATCCCGGAGTAATGGTTGGAATTTCGGTTCCCCTCTGGTTTGGGGCCCAAAAGGCCAAGATTAGTGCCAGTAAATATGAACTGTCCCAGGCAAAATTTGAATTGGACAATTACACTTACCAATTGGAAAAAAAAAGGGAGCAACTTGAAATTGAGCTGAAAATCTATCAAGAGTCCATTTCTTTTTACAATCAGGAAGGCAAGCGGCTCGGCCAGCAAATGCTGGAACAAGGAAACCAATCCTTCCAAAATGGTGAAATCGACTTTTTCCAATTTGTTGTTCTCTTGGAAAATTCACGATCCATTACCTTGGATTATTTAAATAATCTGCAACAATACAACATGACCGTCTTGGAAATCAATTACCTAACAAATCCTTAA
- a CDS encoding efflux RND transporter permease subunit yields the protein MLDKIIRWSVGNKLLVFIFILGLIGFGSFSLTQIPIGAVPDVTNNQVQVITTSRNLSTEDVEKYLTYPIELEMVNLPGVQEIRSISKFGLSVVTIVFDDNMGTYLPRQLIAEKIKSAEQNIPSDFGKPFMGPISTGLGEIFQYTVDVKPGFEKQYSLTELRTIQDWVVKRQLSGISGVVEVNTWGGYLKQYEVAVNPERLKAMNIDLAEVFKALQENNAIAGGGYIEKTNESYFIRAEGQTKSLEEIRLIIVKSRDGHPVYIRDVAEVRFGHANRFGAITANGQGEKVLGQVMMLKGADSKATIERVKQKLVQIESTLPEGIVVNGFLDRSNLIAKTTFTIAENLILGCLIVIFVVVLLLGNFRSGLVVSSVIPLSLFFALSMMYVFGVDANLMSLGAVDFGIIIDGAVIIVEYIAFQFTQKYSELAGHSGAVSQKEKDRIAIESASKMMHSAVFGQIIIIIVFIPILSLSGIEGKMFRPMAQVFSFALIGTMLLGLTYVPVMSSLFLKVVNPNKTNFTSRLLNAINKIYHPAITWAMDNRKVVLGISTAILLATFWVFSRMGGEFIPTLDEGDFVIQPVLKTGTTLTKTITITTEMEKILLKFPEVDQVVSRIGAAEIPTDPMSMEESDVIITLKPKNEWITVETKDELAAAFKDSLAVIAGLELEFTQPIEMRFNELITGVRADLAIKVFGEDLEILNDKAQEIGAAISGVSGAADIVVEKTAGLPQMKVEYNRVKIAKYGLNVNELNDLLTMGFAGKTAGTIFEGEKQFDLVVRYGETYRQNLENIKMASVNLPDGSSLPLSEFAKIYLDKGPAKISRDGSRRRVVIGVNVRNRDLQSVVKDIQAIIQKDIDLPEGYFIEYGGQFENLNKAKDRLIVAVPIALILIFLLLYFALSSIKEAIMIYTAIPFSTVGGIMLLYLRDMPFSISAGVGFIALFGIAVLNGIVLIEHFKELKRQSTESLRSLVIRGTKERLRPVLLTASAAALGFLPMAISTSAGAEVQRPLATVVIGGLISATLLTVIVLPVLYTMFHPNKEESNEPS from the coding sequence ATGTTAGATAAAATTATAAGATGGAGCGTAGGAAATAAGCTTCTAGTATTTATTTTTATTTTAGGACTAATCGGATTTGGCAGCTTCTCACTGACCCAAATACCCATAGGTGCAGTGCCTGATGTGACCAATAATCAGGTGCAGGTTATCACCACTTCAAGAAACCTCTCCACAGAAGATGTTGAGAAATACCTTACCTACCCTATAGAACTGGAGATGGTTAACCTTCCTGGGGTTCAGGAAATACGTTCTATATCCAAGTTTGGCCTTTCTGTAGTAACCATTGTTTTTGATGACAATATGGGTACCTACCTTCCACGGCAATTGATCGCAGAAAAAATTAAGTCGGCGGAGCAAAACATCCCATCAGATTTTGGCAAGCCATTTATGGGGCCGATTTCTACTGGCTTGGGTGAAATTTTTCAGTATACCGTTGATGTTAAACCTGGTTTTGAAAAGCAATATTCATTAACTGAACTTCGAACCATTCAGGATTGGGTCGTAAAAAGGCAACTTTCCGGCATAAGTGGTGTCGTGGAAGTCAACACCTGGGGTGGTTACCTGAAGCAATATGAGGTAGCAGTAAACCCTGAGCGTTTGAAAGCAATGAACATAGACCTTGCAGAGGTATTTAAAGCCCTGCAAGAAAACAATGCTATAGCAGGGGGAGGCTATATAGAAAAAACCAATGAATCCTATTTTATTAGAGCGGAAGGACAGACCAAATCACTTGAAGAAATCAGACTGATCATTGTAAAGAGCAGAGATGGTCATCCAGTTTATATAAGAGATGTGGCAGAAGTGAGGTTTGGTCACGCCAATCGCTTCGGAGCCATCACTGCCAATGGACAAGGGGAAAAAGTCCTTGGACAAGTAATGATGCTAAAAGGGGCTGATTCCAAAGCTACAATTGAACGGGTCAAACAAAAACTAGTTCAAATTGAATCAACGCTACCTGAAGGGATAGTGGTAAACGGCTTCCTAGACAGAAGCAATTTGATAGCTAAAACCACCTTTACCATTGCAGAAAACCTAATCTTAGGTTGTTTGATTGTTATTTTTGTAGTGGTTTTACTGCTGGGAAATTTTCGGTCAGGGCTTGTGGTTTCTTCTGTTATTCCTTTAAGCTTGTTCTTTGCCTTATCCATGATGTATGTTTTTGGTGTAGATGCCAATTTAATGAGCCTCGGGGCCGTGGATTTTGGGATTATTATTGATGGGGCAGTGATAATTGTAGAATACATTGCATTCCAATTTACTCAAAAATACAGTGAATTAGCGGGTCATTCTGGAGCTGTTTCCCAAAAAGAAAAGGATCGCATTGCCATTGAAAGTGCTTCCAAAATGATGCATAGCGCCGTATTTGGTCAGATTATTATCATCATCGTTTTTATCCCTATTTTATCTTTATCTGGCATAGAAGGTAAAATGTTTCGCCCGATGGCTCAAGTATTTAGTTTTGCCCTGATAGGAACAATGCTTCTAGGACTTACCTATGTTCCTGTCATGTCATCTTTGTTTCTAAAAGTTGTAAATCCTAATAAAACCAATTTTACAAGCCGCCTATTAAACGCCATCAACAAAATTTACCATCCCGCAATTACCTGGGCTATGGACAATAGAAAAGTAGTATTGGGTATTTCTACAGCTATTTTGTTAGCTACTTTCTGGGTCTTTTCTAGAATGGGCGGTGAATTTATCCCCACGCTCGATGAGGGGGACTTTGTGATCCAACCGGTATTAAAAACGGGTACAACACTCACCAAGACAATAACCATTACCACCGAAATGGAGAAAATATTGCTAAAATTTCCCGAAGTGGATCAAGTAGTGAGTCGTATAGGTGCCGCAGAAATCCCTACTGACCCAATGTCTATGGAAGAAAGTGACGTCATCATCACCTTAAAACCTAAAAATGAATGGATTACGGTGGAGACTAAGGATGAACTGGCAGCAGCTTTTAAAGATTCTTTGGCGGTAATCGCAGGTTTAGAACTGGAATTTACCCAACCAATAGAAATGCGTTTCAATGAGCTCATCACAGGTGTGAGGGCAGATTTGGCCATCAAAGTTTTTGGAGAAGACCTAGAGATATTGAATGATAAAGCGCAGGAAATAGGCGCTGCCATCTCAGGTGTATCTGGGGCAGCTGATATTGTGGTAGAAAAAACAGCTGGCTTACCCCAAATGAAGGTCGAATACAACCGCGTAAAAATTGCAAAATATGGGTTAAATGTCAATGAGCTAAATGACCTCCTGACCATGGGTTTTGCCGGAAAAACTGCCGGAACAATATTTGAAGGGGAAAAGCAATTTGACCTTGTGGTCAGGTATGGAGAAACCTACCGACAAAACCTCGAAAACATCAAAATGGCCTCTGTCAATTTACCCGACGGAAGCTCTCTGCCCCTTAGTGAATTTGCAAAAATCTACCTAGACAAAGGACCGGCAAAAATATCAAGAGATGGCTCCCGGAGAAGGGTGGTAATAGGTGTAAACGTAAGAAACAGGGATTTGCAATCTGTGGTAAAAGATATCCAGGCCATTATTCAAAAGGACATTGACCTCCCAGAAGGCTATTTCATTGAATATGGAGGACAATTTGAAAACCTTAACAAGGCAAAAGACAGGCTTATTGTAGCCGTTCCGATTGCATTGATTCTGATATTCCTCCTCTTGTACTTCGCACTTTCCTCGATCAAAGAGGCCATAATGATCTATACTGCCATTCCTTTTTCTACAGTTGGCGGTATAATGTTGCTCTATTTGCGGGACATGCCCTTTAGCATTTCTGCTGGTGTAGGCTTTATTGCCCTTTTTGGTATTGCAGTTTTAAACGGCATTGTCCTAATAGAGCATTTCAAAGAATTAAAACGACAGTCCACAGAAAGTTTAAGGTCACTCGTCATTCGAGGAACAAAAGAAAGGCTTAGACCCGTTTTGCTGACTGCTTCAGCTGCTGCCCTTGGCTTTTTACCCATGGCCATATCTACCTCCGCAGGAGCTGAAGTACAGCGTCCGTTGGCAACTGTAGTTATAGGAGGGCTGATCTCTGCCACCCTGCTAACTGTTATTGTCCTCCCAGTACTTTATACCATGTTTCATCCCAATAAAGAAGAAAGCAATGAACCATCCTAA